One segment of Carya illinoinensis cultivar Pawnee chromosome 13, C.illinoinensisPawnee_v1, whole genome shotgun sequence DNA contains the following:
- the LOC122292178 gene encoding uncharacterized protein LOC122292178, with product MVRPKDPFWKYAVDLKNCHFSCKFCHGQFHGGISRIKWHLSGRKGHDIKVCERVPRDIQLAVQQVLDSYNKIKDRQVENENYSSPSSSGGPNLCMENHNSLMGENNNNVREGDHNLSTSWPSRAPNAHNEKRQVLDKQLARFFFSFGIRPKAIVSPIFEDFVKSIVEYGPGYQLPSPFTLAKELMLDVKVEAEEYVENFINDSVQAGCTMMVNTWRDYDEFDENFINRVDIFAYSQRGAVCLMSCNYGSSKSLQEAIFSTIELFGPSHVVQLICYDHEYRGRLNGDFFTTMKMVSKKQYPWICVNRCVVDVIESFFSEMAGNLHSLIELVRLIFSYTYHHSHVLFRRGKKRPKEYFASIFFMLKSILEVEDELQALQFSMIISSSDQMKLLDEQEVAKHSRCAKLIDYIIHRNEFWSRVKAVAQVWFIVFQTRCLVDREDSTIGYLYEMIERLKDGIEKSREYDCFLYDFTWEIFSDMRREIIYPIHAAAAFLDPAYMCSDNFKENIEMIDGINYMFENMVELDEKEAFTKEVQQYRMKMPKLFTTHAITMLKTCHPRIWWDFCGKHIPVLRKYAIRILSQPCSNSFCRRYQVPHSTHDWKEDGSAKVNTIIMSRNSKSLELEPIILDKLGEDHNDFKGTEELVDECYIAFLHQLTDDAFVDRVIEDRDLSWLDNFEIYTFLFLLTN from the exons ATGGTTCGACCAAAAGATCCGTTTTGGAAGTATGCAGTGGATTtgaaaaattgtcatttttcctGTAAATTTTGTCATGGTCAGTTTCATGGAGGTATTTCTAGAATTAAATGGCATTTATCTGGCCGTAAGGGCCACGATATTAAAGTTTGTGAACGAGTGCCACGAGATATTCAGTTAGCAGTGCAACAAGTACTTGATTCTTACAATAAGATCAAAGATAGACAAGTTGAGAATGAAAATTACTCAAGTCCTTCATCGTCTGGTGGCCCAAATCTATGCATGGAAAATCATAATAGTTTGATgggtgaaaataataataacgtTAGAGAGGGTGATCATAATCTTTCCACTTCGTGGCCATCACGTGCGCCAAATGCACACAACGAAAAGCGTCAAGTACTGGATAAACAATTGGCCAGGTTCTTCTTCTCATTTGGCATTCGTCCTAAGGCCATTGTCTCTCCCATCTTTGAGGACTTTGTAAAGAGTATTGTTGAATACGGGCCTGGTTATCAACTACCAAGTCCTTTTACTCTCGCGAAGGAATTGATGTTAGATGTCAAAGTAGAAGCTGAAgaatatgttgaaaattttataaacgaTTCAGTTCAAGCAGGTTGTACCATGATGGTCAACACTTGGCGAGATTATGATGAGTTCGATGAAAATTTTATCAACCGTGTTGATATCTTTGCTTATTCGCAAAGAGGCGCTGTATGCTTGATGTCATGTAACTATGGGTCAAGCAAAAGTCTTCAAGAAGCAATATTTTCTACAATTGAGTTATTTGGCCCCAGCCACGTTGTACAGCTTATATGCTATGATCATGAATATCGTGGTCGTCTTAATGGAGACTTCTTCACAACTATGAAAATGGTTTCTAAGAAACAATATCCTTGGATTTGCGTGAATCGTTGTGTTGTTGATGTGATCGAAAGCTTCTTTTCTGAAATGGCAGGGAACCTGCATTCTCTAATCGAACTAGTAAGATTGATATTTTCATATACTTATCATCATTCCCATGTGTTATTCAGAAGGGGGAAGAAAAGACCAAAAGAATACTTTGCATCCATTTTTTTTATGCTTAAATCAATTTTGGAAGTTGAAGATGAACTGCAAGCCTTGCAATTTTCTATGATTATATCGTCGAGTGATCAGATGAAGTTGCTTGATGAGCAAGAGGTAGCGAAACATTCAAGATGTGCAAAGCTTATTGATTATATTATTCACCGTAATGAATTTTGGAGTCGAGTGAAAGCAGTGGCACAAGTGTGGTTTATAGTATTTCAGACTCGATGCCTAGTTGATCGCGAGGACTCAACTATAGGATACTTATATGAAATGATAGAAAGGCTAAAAGATGGAATTGAGAAAAGCCGTGAGTATGATTGCTTCCTTTATGATTTTACATGGGAAATATTCAGTGATATGCGAAGGGAGATTATTTATCCAATACAtgcagctgctgcctttctagATCCAGCTTATATGTGCAGTGATaattttaaggaaaatattgAAATGATAGATGGTATAAACTATATGTTCGAAAACATGGTTGAGTTAGATGAAAAGGAAGCCTTCACGAAGGAAGTACAACAGTACCGAATGAAAATGCCAAAGTTATTCACCACTCATGCCATCACAATGCTAAAAACGTGCCATCCTC GAATATGGTGGGACTTTTGTGGAAAGCATATCCCGGTATTAAGAAAATATGCAATTCGAATATTGAGCCAACCTTGTAGCAATTCATTTTGTAGGCGTTATCAAGTGCCGCACAGTACTCATGATTGGAAAGAAGATGGGTCGGCAAAGGTGAATACAATAATCATGAGCAGGAATTCTAAATCACTAGAATTAGAGCCGATCATTCTTGATAAACTTGGTGAAGATCACAATGATTTTAAGGGCACAGAGGAGCTAGTTGATGAATGCTACATTGCTTTTTTACACCAATTGACTGATGACGCTTTTGTCGATCGCGTGATAGAAGATCGGGATCTTTCATGGCTGGATAACTTTGAGATATatactttcttatttttattaactaattaa